A genomic segment from Streptomyces sp. TLI_235 encodes:
- a CDS encoding sodium/calcium exchanger protein — MLPTFTTSTPGPQFNTAQLTFTGIASLGLYGQFVTTQTLRHREYFLPVGPEGEPLDEDEHDELPSTRAARTSLALLAVALIAVVGLAKGVSPTIESAVADAGLPASVVGVVIALLVLLPETIAALRAAAGNRVQTSLNLALGSSLASIGLTVPAVAIASIWLSGPLVLGLGASHMVLLALTVAIGTLTVIPRRATPLQGAVHLAVLAAYLVLAVSP, encoded by the coding sequence GTGCTGCCGACCTTCACCACCAGCACGCCCGGCCCGCAGTTCAACACCGCGCAGCTGACCTTCACCGGGATCGCCTCGCTGGGCCTGTACGGGCAGTTCGTCACCACCCAGACGCTGCGCCACCGCGAGTACTTCCTTCCGGTCGGCCCGGAGGGCGAGCCGCTGGACGAGGACGAGCACGACGAGCTGCCCAGCACCCGCGCCGCCCGCACCAGCCTGGCGCTGCTCGCCGTGGCACTGATCGCGGTGGTCGGGCTGGCCAAGGGCGTCTCCCCCACCATCGAGTCGGCGGTCGCCGATGCGGGACTGCCGGCCTCGGTGGTGGGTGTGGTGATCGCGCTGCTTGTGCTGCTGCCGGAGACGATCGCCGCACTGCGCGCCGCGGCGGGCAACCGGGTGCAGACCAGCCTCAACCTGGCGCTGGGCTCCTCGCTGGCCAGTATCGGGCTGACGGTGCCCGCGGTGGCGATCGCCTCCATCTGGCTCAGCGGGCCGCTGGTGCTGGGCCTCGGCGCCTCGCACATGGTGCTGCTGGCGCTGACCGTCGCGATCGGCACGCTCACCGTGATCCCGCGCCGGGCGACGCCGCTACAGGGGGCGGTGCACCTGGCGGTGCTGGCGGCGTACCTCGTCCTCGCCGTCAGCCCGTGA
- a CDS encoding succinyltransferase-like protein, translated as MPTARSILAAARLRGRRAAGHVVHRAWKWVQESGAVTNRTPGPYRFGELGDGTKLAFPLGAVFNEQWITIGPFSIIGERVTISAGFLPGLDLGPEPIVRIGGGCVIGRGSHIVGHQSIVLGDDVWTGPNVYITDQAHEYRDTDLPIGKQWPRNEPVEIGAGSWIGTGAVILPGARIGRNVVVAAGAVVRGDIPDHSVVAGAPAKVVRSWNANEGWQPPLRHDAPQPIPDGVTAEQLRALVGWDLRIPGQAGRADSDTADLTD; from the coding sequence ATGCCGACCGCCCGTTCGATCCTCGCCGCCGCCCGCCTCCGGGGCCGGCGCGCCGCCGGCCACGTCGTGCACCGGGCGTGGAAGTGGGTGCAGGAGTCCGGGGCGGTCACCAACCGCACCCCCGGTCCGTACCGGTTCGGCGAGCTCGGCGACGGCACCAAGCTGGCCTTCCCGCTCGGCGCGGTCTTCAACGAGCAGTGGATCACCATCGGCCCGTTCTCGATCATCGGCGAGCGGGTCACCATCTCGGCCGGCTTCCTGCCCGGCCTGGACCTCGGCCCGGAGCCGATCGTGCGGATCGGCGGCGGCTGCGTCATCGGCCGCGGCAGCCACATCGTCGGCCACCAGTCGATCGTCCTCGGCGACGACGTGTGGACCGGCCCCAACGTCTACATCACCGACCAGGCCCACGAGTACCGCGACACCGACCTGCCGATCGGCAAGCAGTGGCCGCGCAACGAGCCCGTCGAGATCGGCGCCGGCTCGTGGATCGGCACCGGCGCGGTGATCCTCCCGGGCGCCCGGATCGGCCGCAACGTGGTGGTCGCCGCCGGCGCGGTGGTCCGCGGCGACATCCCCGACCACAGCGTGGTCGCCGGCGCGCCCGCCAAGGTCGTCCGCAGCTGGAACGCAAACGAGGGCTGGCAGCCGCCGCTGCGCCACGACGCCCCGCAGCCGATCCCGGACGGCGTCACCGCCGAGCAGCTGCGCGCCCTGGTCGGCTGGGACCTCCGGATACCAGGCCAGGCCGGCCGGGCCGACAGTGACACCGCCGACCTGACGGACTGA
- a CDS encoding enoyl-CoA hydratase, protein MTSESPLVRITTADAVTTLELDSPHNRNALSTRLMAELAKGLTEAAADPAVRAVVLGHTGKVFCAGADLSEATGSDPTVGPRGLVDIQRAIVDCPKPVIAAIDGHARAGGLGLLGAADIAIAGPASTFAFTEVRLGLAPAVISLPLRPKLEPRAASRYYLTGETFGPAEAARIGLITEAAEDVATALKVLLDAVRQGSPQGLAESKRLATAAVVDSFERDADERVAQSARLFGSEEAQQGMRAFLERRPAPWAE, encoded by the coding sequence ATGACCAGCGAGAGCCCTCTCGTCCGCATCACCACCGCCGATGCGGTCACGACCCTCGAACTCGACTCCCCGCACAACCGCAACGCCCTGTCCACCCGCCTGATGGCGGAGCTGGCCAAGGGCCTGACCGAGGCCGCGGCCGACCCGGCGGTGCGGGCGGTGGTGCTCGGCCACACCGGCAAGGTGTTCTGCGCGGGTGCGGACCTCTCGGAGGCCACCGGCAGCGACCCGACGGTCGGGCCGCGCGGACTGGTGGACATCCAGCGCGCGATCGTCGACTGCCCGAAGCCGGTGATCGCCGCGATCGACGGCCACGCCCGGGCGGGCGGTCTCGGTCTGCTCGGTGCCGCCGACATCGCGATCGCCGGGCCGGCGTCGACCTTCGCCTTCACCGAGGTCCGCCTGGGTCTCGCGCCGGCGGTGATCTCGCTGCCGCTGCGTCCCAAGCTGGAGCCGCGGGCCGCGTCCCGCTACTACCTGACGGGCGAGACCTTCGGCCCGGCGGAGGCCGCCCGGATCGGCCTGATCACCGAGGCCGCCGAGGACGTCGCGACCGCGCTGAAGGTCCTGCTGGACGCCGTCCGGCAGGGCTCGCCGCAGGGCCTCGCCGAGTCCAAGCGGCTGGCGACCGCCGCGGTGGTGGACTCCTTCGAGCGGGACGCCGACGAGCGGGTCGCCCAGTCGGCCCGGCTGTTCGGCTCGGAGGAGGCGCAGCAGGGCATGCGGGCCTTCCTGGAGCGCCGCCCGGCCCCCTGGGCGGAGTAG
- a CDS encoding acetyl esterase/lipase, translated as MLHRSTGSWQPPWRPRQARDAATRTGPTLRELRADGRFEVEELRVPAGRDGGEVTLVGARPADVAGPLPLLYYLHGGGMVMGSAWSVLPRLLREWALPLGLAVVAVEYRLAPHARCPGPVEDCWAGLVGAAERAAALGADPERIVGGGKSAGGGLAAALALLTRDRGGPAPIGQLLLSPMLDDRNDTFSGHQMAGRDTWDRTSNATAWQALLGDRYGAADLPPYAAPARAADLSGLPPAYVEVGSAETFRDEAVAYADAIWRAGGEAELHVWSGAFHGFDALAPRAALSQDAREARTRWLRRILGRPAGGPVPNPPAAAPL; from the coding sequence ATGCTCCACCGTTCGACCGGGAGTTGGCAGCCGCCTTGGCGGCCCCGGCAGGCGCGGGACGCCGCGACCAGGACCGGGCCGACGCTCCGGGAACTCCGGGCGGACGGCCGGTTCGAGGTCGAGGAGCTGCGGGTTCCGGCAGGCCGGGACGGCGGGGAGGTCACGCTGGTCGGCGCCCGGCCCGCCGACGTCGCCGGCCCGCTGCCGCTGCTGTACTACCTGCACGGCGGGGGAATGGTGATGGGCAGCGCCTGGTCCGTCCTGCCGCGGCTGCTACGTGAGTGGGCCCTGCCGCTGGGGCTCGCCGTCGTCGCGGTGGAGTACCGGCTGGCGCCGCACGCGCGCTGCCCCGGGCCCGTCGAGGACTGCTGGGCCGGGCTCGTCGGGGCGGCCGAGCGGGCGGCCGCGCTGGGCGCCGACCCGGAGCGGATCGTCGGCGGCGGGAAGAGCGCCGGCGGCGGGCTGGCCGCGGCGCTCGCCCTGCTGACCCGCGACCGGGGCGGGCCTGCGCCGATCGGTCAGCTGCTGCTGAGCCCGATGCTCGACGACCGCAACGACACCTTCTCCGGCCACCAGATGGCCGGCCGGGACACCTGGGACCGGACGTCCAACGCGACCGCGTGGCAGGCCCTGCTGGGTGACCGGTACGGCGCCGCCGACCTGCCGCCCTACGCGGCCCCGGCCCGCGCCGCCGACCTGTCCGGGCTGCCGCCGGCCTACGTCGAGGTCGGGTCGGCCGAAACCTTCCGGGACGAGGCCGTGGCCTACGCCGACGCGATCTGGCGGGCGGGCGGCGAGGCCGAGCTGCACGTGTGGTCCGGCGCCTTCCACGGCTTCGACGCCCTCGCCCCGCGGGCGGCCCTCAGCCAGGACGCGCGCGAGGCCCGCACCCGCTGGCTCCGGCGGATCCTCGGGCGGCCCGCCGGCGGGCCCGTCCCGAACCCGCCGGCCGCAGCGCCCCTTTGA
- a CDS encoding putative MFS family arabinose efflux permease, which produces MRCDDAMTTTSTGAPTAARPSSRLLHPDQTVRRLAAITLVNTLGNGLFMTLGALYFTRVLGLAAAQVGIGLTAAGLCGVLIGVPAGRAADRWGTKPVLLALVGAEAVGTACYPLVSGFLPFVLLACAVTAADRGTATVRNALYAEVLPADRRVAGRAYLRVVTNVGIGVGTGIASLVLVADTRGAYTAAILADVATFAVVLAMYALLPTPQTAPNGPAAESGPRTGSALRNVPYLVVAGLSGVLGLQFAMIEVGVPLWIVNHTEAPRVLVACTLVVNTILVVALQVRATRGTEEPTAAARIFRRGGLFVALSCAAFALAGGLPAWAAVLVLLAGAALQALGEVLGQAAGWALGYDLAEEGAHGEYQGVFNTGFSAAMMLGPVLITTAVIGHGTLGWAALAVLFAVAAAAMVPAVRWALGRRATG; this is translated from the coding sequence ATGCGGTGCGATGATGCCATGACCACCACCTCCACGGGGGCGCCGACGGCGGCCCGTCCTTCGTCACGCCTGCTGCACCCCGATCAGACGGTCCGCAGACTCGCCGCCATCACCCTGGTGAACACCCTCGGCAACGGCCTCTTCATGACCCTCGGCGCGCTGTACTTCACCCGCGTCCTCGGCCTCGCCGCCGCCCAGGTCGGCATCGGCCTCACCGCCGCCGGACTGTGCGGCGTGCTCATCGGCGTCCCGGCCGGGCGCGCCGCCGACCGCTGGGGCACCAAGCCCGTTCTGCTCGCCCTGGTCGGCGCCGAGGCCGTCGGCACCGCCTGCTACCCGCTGGTCTCCGGCTTCCTGCCCTTCGTCCTGCTGGCCTGCGCCGTCACCGCCGCGGACCGTGGCACCGCGACCGTCCGCAACGCCCTCTACGCGGAGGTGCTGCCCGCCGACCGCCGGGTCGCGGGCCGCGCCTACCTGCGGGTCGTCACCAACGTCGGCATCGGTGTCGGCACCGGCATCGCCTCGCTCGTCCTCGTCGCGGACACCCGTGGCGCCTACACCGCGGCCATCCTCGCCGATGTCGCCACCTTCGCCGTCGTCCTCGCCATGTACGCCCTGCTGCCGACCCCGCAGACCGCGCCGAACGGCCCCGCGGCGGAGTCCGGACCGCGGACCGGCTCGGCCCTGCGCAACGTCCCCTACCTGGTGGTCGCCGGGCTCAGCGGCGTACTCGGCCTGCAGTTCGCCATGATCGAGGTCGGCGTGCCGCTGTGGATCGTCAACCACACCGAGGCGCCCCGGGTGCTGGTCGCCTGCACCCTCGTCGTCAACACGATCCTGGTCGTCGCCCTGCAGGTGCGGGCCACCCGCGGCACCGAGGAACCGACCGCCGCCGCCCGGATCTTCCGCCGCGGCGGACTGTTCGTCGCCCTCTCCTGCGCCGCCTTCGCCCTCGCCGGCGGGCTGCCCGCCTGGGCGGCCGTCCTCGTCCTGCTCGCCGGCGCCGCCCTCCAGGCCCTCGGCGAGGTGCTCGGCCAGGCCGCCGGCTGGGCGCTCGGCTACGACCTCGCCGAGGAGGGCGCCCACGGCGAGTACCAGGGCGTCTTCAACACCGGCTTCTCCGCGGCGATGATGCTCGGACCGGTGCTCATCACCACCGCCGTGATCGGCCACGGCACCCTCGGCTGGGCCGCGCTCGCCGTGCTGTTCGCGGTGGCCGCCGCCGCGATGGTCCCGGCCGTGCGCTGGGCCCTCGGCCGCCGGGCGACCGGCTGA
- a CDS encoding ArsR family transcriptional regulator has product MGDHVHRFRLGLEDLAAASFACSPLQETVLSLRMWTHPGKYVHQTPVFERIRPEFERLPCAPLLRSLVATNRYVPDFLTPRPSTPFPELSAELAVVRAVAPHRLRGELERTFLPHDRRLPPLLADGLADPAGLLAEITDALEAYWTRCLAPEWWPRARSVLHADIVHRSRVLAERGAAALFEDLDPRVLWRDGVLTIRRDWGDGDADITVGGRGLVFTPTFFARGAITNISDEHPPVINYPARGQGTMAGPATPPPTRRALEQLVGAPKARLLTMLDEPTSTTELARRLGVTPGAVSQHLAVLAETRLVSRARHGRVVLYARSPLADELLR; this is encoded by the coding sequence ATGGGGGATCACGTGCACCGTTTCCGGCTCGGCCTGGAGGACCTCGCCGCGGCGTCCTTCGCCTGTTCACCGCTGCAGGAGACGGTCCTGAGCCTGCGGATGTGGACCCACCCCGGGAAGTACGTCCACCAGACGCCGGTCTTCGAGCGGATCCGGCCGGAGTTCGAGCGGCTGCCCTGCGCACCGCTGCTCCGCTCACTGGTCGCCACCAACCGCTACGTGCCGGACTTCCTGACCCCGCGTCCGAGCACGCCCTTCCCCGAACTGTCGGCCGAACTCGCCGTCGTCCGCGCGGTCGCGCCGCACCGGCTGCGCGGGGAGCTGGAGCGCACCTTCCTGCCGCACGACCGGCGGCTGCCGCCGCTGCTGGCCGACGGGCTGGCCGACCCGGCCGGGCTGCTCGCGGAGATCACCGACGCCCTGGAGGCGTACTGGACGCGCTGCCTGGCCCCGGAGTGGTGGCCGCGCGCCCGGTCGGTGCTGCACGCCGACATCGTGCACCGCTCGCGGGTGCTCGCGGAGCGCGGCGCGGCGGCGCTCTTCGAGGATCTGGACCCGCGGGTCCTGTGGCGGGACGGCGTCCTGACGATCCGCCGGGACTGGGGCGACGGCGACGCCGACATCACCGTGGGCGGCCGCGGCCTGGTCTTCACCCCGACCTTCTTCGCCCGCGGCGCCATCACGAACATCAGTGACGAGCACCCGCCGGTGATCAACTACCCGGCGCGCGGCCAGGGCACCATGGCCGGCCCGGCCACGCCGCCGCCCACCCGGCGGGCACTGGAGCAGCTGGTCGGGGCGCCCAAGGCACGGCTGCTGACGATGCTGGACGAGCCGACCAGCACCACCGAACTGGCCCGGCGCCTGGGCGTCACCCCGGGCGCGGTGAGCCAGCACCTGGCGGTGCTCGCCGAGACCCGCCTGGTGAGCCGGGCACGGCACGGCCGGGTGGTGCTGTACGCGCGCAGCCCGCTCGCCGACGAGCTGCTCCGATAG
- a CDS encoding chitinase (glycosyl hydrolase family 18), with translation MHVRPPRRAIARITALLAVLALPLALLAAAPAHAAGRLTAAFTSADNGSWWKGTFAVRNDNATAVTGWTLEFDLPAGVTIASSYNGRATVTGRHVTAVNAYYNATVQPHASTEPYSFWFVANGPIGTPTGCRINGDKCDGTADVPPGAPGTPQVTDTTAHTVALSWPAAAAGDFPVASYEVLNGSTVLGTATTTAATLTGLTPATAYTLTVRAKDSRGNTGPLSPAVTARTVDPASDTVPPAAPTALHSTAVTAAAVTLAWTAATDNQRVAAYDVYRDGALAQTVTATTATVAGLSPATAYTFTVRARDSADNASTATPALTVTTADLVGPGKYARVGYFTQWGVYGRQYFVRNLDTSGSAAKLDVINYAFENIDPVNLTCLAGVTKGTTANPQDPDQGTGAGDADADYSRPFGAAQSVDGVADDGWAPLRGNLNQLKKLKAKYPDLKIVVSLGGWTYSKYFSDAAATDASRKKLVSSCIDVWIKGNLPLYNGAGGPGTAAGIFDGIDLDWEWPGSPDGHPGNHWSANDRANLTALLAEFRTQLDALGGPHRLLTAFTPADPAKIAQGWDLSKIFRYLDIANVQGYDFHGAGSDNSWEPARTGHQANLSTDAQDPYAFHFSVESAVQTYLDAGVNPRKLTIGLPFYGRGWQNVTDGGVNGEWQAAGGAAPGQFAEEAGTRGYNNLLTGVPYLTVRHDEQSVSTYGYTGPGGQWWTFDDPWSIGKKTAWLKSKGLLGAMIWEMSGDTPSGTLITALDTGLKQ, from the coding sequence ATGCACGTCCGGCCGCCACGGCGCGCCATTGCCAGGATCACCGCCCTGCTCGCCGTGCTCGCACTGCCGCTCGCCCTGCTCGCCGCCGCGCCGGCGCACGCCGCCGGCCGCCTCACCGCCGCCTTCACCAGCGCCGACAACGGCTCCTGGTGGAAGGGCACCTTCGCCGTCCGCAACGACAACGCCACCGCCGTCACCGGCTGGACCCTCGAGTTCGACCTGCCGGCCGGGGTGACGATCGCCAGCAGCTACAACGGCCGGGCCACCGTCACCGGCCGGCACGTCACCGCCGTCAACGCCTACTACAACGCCACCGTGCAGCCGCACGCCAGCACCGAGCCGTACAGCTTCTGGTTCGTCGCCAACGGCCCGATCGGCACACCGACCGGCTGCCGGATCAACGGCGACAAGTGCGACGGCACCGCCGACGTGCCGCCCGGCGCACCCGGCACCCCGCAGGTCACCGACACCACCGCGCACACCGTCGCGCTGAGCTGGCCCGCGGCCGCCGCGGGGGACTTCCCGGTCGCCTCCTACGAAGTGCTGAACGGCTCGACCGTCCTCGGCACCGCGACCACCACCGCGGCCACCCTGACCGGGCTCACCCCGGCGACCGCGTACACCCTGACGGTGCGCGCCAAGGACAGCCGCGGCAACACCGGCCCGCTCAGCCCCGCGGTGACCGCCCGGACGGTCGACCCGGCGAGCGACACCGTGCCGCCCGCCGCCCCGACCGCCCTGCACAGCACCGCCGTCACCGCCGCCGCCGTCACGCTCGCCTGGACGGCCGCCACCGACAACCAGCGGGTCGCCGCCTACGACGTCTACCGCGACGGCGCCCTCGCGCAGACCGTCACCGCCACCACCGCCACCGTCGCCGGCCTCTCCCCCGCCACCGCCTACACCTTCACCGTCCGCGCCCGGGACTCCGCCGACAACGCCTCAACGGCCACCCCCGCGCTCACCGTCACCACCGCCGACCTGGTCGGCCCCGGAAAGTACGCCCGGGTCGGCTACTTCACCCAGTGGGGCGTCTACGGCCGGCAGTACTTCGTGAGGAACCTCGACACCTCGGGCAGCGCCGCCAAGCTCGACGTGATCAACTACGCCTTCGAGAACATCGACCCGGTCAACCTGACCTGCCTGGCCGGGGTCACCAAGGGCACCACCGCGAACCCGCAGGACCCCGACCAGGGCACCGGCGCGGGCGACGCGGACGCCGACTACTCCCGGCCGTTCGGCGCCGCGCAGTCCGTCGACGGGGTCGCCGACGACGGCTGGGCCCCGCTGCGCGGCAACCTCAACCAGCTGAAGAAGCTCAAGGCCAAGTACCCCGACCTGAAGATCGTGGTCTCGCTCGGCGGCTGGACCTACTCCAAGTACTTCTCCGACGCGGCCGCCACCGACGCCTCCCGCAAGAAGCTCGTCTCCTCCTGCATCGACGTCTGGATCAAGGGCAACCTGCCGCTCTACAACGGCGCCGGCGGCCCCGGCACCGCGGCCGGCATCTTCGACGGCATCGACCTCGACTGGGAGTGGCCCGGCTCCCCCGACGGCCACCCCGGCAACCACTGGTCGGCGAACGACAGGGCCAACCTGACCGCGCTGCTCGCCGAGTTCCGCACCCAGCTGGACGCCCTCGGCGGCCCGCACCGGCTGCTCACCGCCTTCACCCCGGCCGACCCCGCCAAGATCGCCCAGGGCTGGGACCTGTCGAAGATCTTCCGGTACCTCGACATCGCCAACGTACAGGGCTACGACTTCCACGGCGCCGGCAGCGACAACTCCTGGGAGCCCGCCCGCACCGGCCACCAGGCCAACCTCTCCACCGACGCCCAGGACCCGTACGCCTTCCACTTCTCGGTGGAGTCGGCCGTGCAGACCTACCTGGACGCCGGCGTCAACCCGCGCAAGCTGACCATCGGCCTGCCGTTCTACGGCCGCGGCTGGCAGAACGTCACCGACGGCGGGGTCAACGGCGAATGGCAGGCCGCGGGCGGTGCGGCCCCCGGCCAGTTCGCCGAGGAGGCCGGCACCCGCGGGTACAACAACCTGCTCACCGGTGTGCCCTACCTGACCGTCCGGCACGACGAGCAGTCGGTCTCCACCTACGGCTACACCGGCCCCGGCGGCCAGTGGTGGACCTTCGACGACCCCTGGTCGATCGGGAAGAAGACCGCCTGGCTGAAGTCCAAGGGCCTGCTCGGCGCGATGATCTGGGAAATGTCCGGCGACACCCCGTCCGGCACCCTGATCACCGCCCTCGACACCGGCCTCAAGCAGTGA
- a CDS encoding geranylgeranyl reductase family protein codes for MTDTGSSLDPNSDEHEAVGHEAVPAAPDQTAVDPAATGPDPLGGVWDVVVVGAGPAGSSAAYAAAAQGRRVLLLDKAEHPRYKTCGGGIIGPSRDTLPSEFKLPLQDRIHAVTFALGGRFTRTRRSKRMLFGLVNRDEFDLRLVQSAEQAGAVLVTGVTATGVEQQDGDGRTAFVTTADGRRIEARAVVGADGSASRIGRHVGVSFDQIDLGLEAEIPVPEEVSRAWAGRIHLDWGPLPGSYGWVFPKTDSGTLTVGVISARGDGERTKQYLADYIRQLGLSGFKPSIESGHLTRCRAEDSPLSRGRVLVAGDAAGLLEPWTREGISYALRSGRLAGEWAVKVAEADGSADVRRQALNYAFAIKAGLGVEMRAGKVMLGAFERRPHLFHAAVCLVTPAWRAFARTTQGHTTFAQVMREHRAARKLASVAGR; via the coding sequence GTGACTGACACCGGTAGCTCCCTCGACCCGAACTCCGACGAGCACGAGGCCGTCGGACACGAGGCCGTTCCCGCGGCCCCCGACCAGACCGCCGTGGACCCGGCGGCCACCGGGCCCGACCCCCTCGGCGGGGTCTGGGACGTGGTCGTGGTCGGCGCCGGCCCGGCCGGCTCCTCCGCCGCGTACGCCGCCGCGGCCCAGGGCCGCCGGGTGCTGCTGCTCGACAAGGCCGAGCACCCCCGCTACAAGACCTGCGGCGGTGGCATCATCGGCCCGTCCCGGGACACCCTGCCGTCGGAGTTCAAGCTGCCGCTGCAGGACCGCATCCACGCGGTCACCTTCGCCCTCGGCGGCCGCTTCACCCGCACCCGCCGCTCCAAGCGGATGCTCTTCGGCCTGGTCAACCGGGACGAGTTCGACCTGCGCCTGGTGCAGTCCGCCGAGCAGGCCGGTGCGGTGCTGGTCACCGGTGTCACCGCGACCGGCGTCGAGCAGCAGGACGGCGACGGCCGCACCGCCTTCGTCACGACGGCGGACGGCCGCCGGATCGAAGCCCGCGCCGTCGTCGGCGCGGACGGCTCGGCCAGCCGGATCGGCCGCCACGTCGGCGTCTCCTTCGATCAGATCGACCTCGGCCTGGAGGCGGAGATCCCGGTGCCGGAGGAGGTCTCCCGGGCCTGGGCCGGCCGGATCCACCTCGACTGGGGCCCGCTGCCCGGCTCGTACGGCTGGGTCTTCCCCAAGACCGACTCGGGCACCCTGACGGTCGGCGTCATCTCCGCGCGCGGTGACGGCGAGCGCACCAAGCAGTACCTGGCCGACTACATCCGGCAGTTGGGCCTCTCCGGCTTCAAGCCGAGCATCGAGTCCGGCCATCTGACGCGCTGCCGCGCGGAGGACTCGCCGCTCTCCCGCGGGCGGGTGCTGGTGGCCGGCGACGCGGCCGGCCTGCTGGAGCCGTGGACCCGCGAGGGCATCTCGTACGCCCTGCGGTCGGGCCGGCTGGCCGGCGAGTGGGCGGTGAAGGTCGCCGAGGCCGACGGCTCGGCGGACGTGCGGCGGCAGGCACTCAACTACGCCTTCGCGATCAAGGCCGGGCTGGGCGTGGAGATGCGGGCCGGCAAGGTCATGCTCGGGGCCTTCGAGCGCCGTCCGCACCTGTTCCACGCCGCGGTCTGCCTGGTCACCCCCGCGTGGCGGGCCTTCGCCCGGACCACGCAGGGGCACACGACCTTCGCGCAGGTCATGCGGGAGCACCGGGCCGCGCGGAAGCTGGCGTCGGTCGCGGGGCGGTAG
- a CDS encoding acetylornithine deacetylase/succinyl-diaminopimelate desuccinylase-like protein — translation MTQQHLAAAVRSLMPRAKADLAELVAFPSVADPRQFPVEECEKAARWVADALTAEGLTGVRLLDTPDDTQSVYAELPGPAGAPTVLLYSHYDVQPPLDENAWLSPPFELTERDGRWYGRGAADCKGNILMHLTALRALREVDGGLPVGLKVIVEGSEEQGTGGLERYAEAHPELLTADAIVIGDTGNFAAGLPTVTASLRGMTVVEVALTTLAGNLHSGAFGGAAPDALQAMVRLLATLHDEHGDVAVAGLTADQVWPGVQYDEAQFREDAKVLDGVALTGTGTVADRLWARPSVTVLGIDAPPVIGATSSVQASARALVSLRIPPGMELKAAQQALTAHLEAAVPWGAQAEITVLSGGEAFSADITGPAYEAMGEAMREAFGREMVASGEGGSIPLCNTLRTLYPQAEIVLIGVEEPTTQIHAVNESVDPQELERMALTEALFLRAYARLRSA, via the coding sequence ATGACCCAGCAGCACCTGGCGGCGGCCGTCCGATCCCTGATGCCGCGCGCCAAGGCCGACCTGGCCGAGCTGGTCGCCTTCCCGTCCGTCGCCGACCCCCGGCAGTTCCCGGTGGAGGAGTGCGAGAAGGCCGCCCGCTGGGTCGCCGACGCGCTCACCGCCGAGGGCCTGACGGGCGTGCGACTGCTGGACACGCCCGACGACACCCAGTCCGTGTACGCCGAGCTCCCCGGCCCGGCCGGCGCCCCGACCGTGCTGCTGTACTCCCACTACGACGTCCAGCCGCCGCTCGACGAGAACGCCTGGCTCAGCCCGCCCTTCGAACTGACGGAGCGTGACGGCCGCTGGTACGGCCGGGGCGCCGCCGACTGCAAGGGCAACATCCTCATGCACCTCACCGCGCTGCGGGCCCTGCGCGAGGTGGACGGCGGCCTGCCGGTCGGTCTGAAGGTGATCGTCGAGGGCTCCGAGGAGCAGGGCACCGGCGGCCTGGAGCGCTACGCCGAGGCCCACCCGGAGCTGCTCACCGCCGACGCGATCGTCATCGGCGACACCGGGAACTTCGCGGCCGGCCTGCCCACCGTCACCGCCAGCCTGCGCGGCATGACGGTGGTCGAGGTCGCCCTCACCACGCTGGCCGGGAACCTGCACTCCGGCGCCTTCGGCGGCGCCGCCCCGGACGCGCTGCAGGCCATGGTCAGGCTGCTCGCGACCCTGCACGACGAGCACGGCGACGTCGCCGTGGCCGGCCTGACGGCCGACCAGGTCTGGCCGGGCGTCCAGTACGACGAGGCGCAGTTCCGCGAGGACGCCAAGGTGCTCGACGGCGTCGCGCTGACCGGTACCGGCACCGTCGCCGACCGGCTGTGGGCCCGTCCCTCCGTCACCGTCCTCGGCATCGACGCCCCTCCGGTGATCGGCGCCACCTCCTCCGTCCAGGCGAGCGCCAGGGCGCTGGTCAGTCTGCGCATCCCGCCGGGCATGGAGCTGAAGGCCGCCCAGCAGGCCCTCACCGCCCACCTGGAGGCGGCGGTGCCGTGGGGCGCGCAGGCCGAGATCACCGTGCTCAGCGGCGGCGAGGCGTTCAGCGCGGACATCACCGGGCCCGCCTACGAGGCGATGGGCGAGGCGATGCGGGAGGCGTTCGGCCGCGAGATGGTCGCCTCCGGCGAGGGCGGCTCCATCCCGCTCTGCAACACCCTGCGCACGCTCTACCCGCAGGCGGAGATCGTCCTGATCGGCGTCGAGGAGCCGACCACCCAGATCCACGCCGTCAACGAGAGCGTCGACCCGCAGGAGCTGGAGCGGATGGCCCTCACCGA